The genomic window ATCGGAGGTCAAACGAATTCTGACCGTAGTTAAAGGACTTCAGGAGGATGCAACGATTCCGACGACCGATGTGACACCGCAGTTCATGTTGAAGGACTCGTTGCGGTTGTATCCTATGAGTCAAACTGAGTTGGCCGAAAAACTCGGGATTTCAAAGACGGTCGTGTCGGATCTCGTGAATGGCCGGAGATCAATTACAGTGAAATGGGCGAAGCGGCTCGGGAAAGTTCTGCGGCTCAACTATAAGGCGCTTCTGTAAGACCATTAAGTCGGCAAAATCAGGAATGATATTCTGCGGAAAGACGCAACCTTTTGTTAGTCGCCAGAAACTTCTTCGCCTTCAAGGACAATGCCCATTCAAGCGAGTCAGAATATTTGAGTTAGCGCAGGATGGTCATGTTATCGAAATAAAAAAAGAATAAGTAATTTCATGAGGAAAATGACGATGATGCTCCGAACCCGTTTTAGTTCATCGATAATGCTGGCCGTGTTGTTCTGTGCATTTCCTGTTGACGCAAAAATTGGAGACCCGAAGCCACTGAAAATCGGTCACATGCTGTACAGAACGCATTCAAACTACGTAGAGGCTATTGACACCCGTTCCAGCAAGGTGATCTGGAAAACGATTGTGTACCCGACCATCGAGCCGAAAAACTTAGATAGAAATCTGGAGAAAGACGCACAATTGAACATTATTACGTCGATCAAAGAGGCGGGGGAATATCTGCTTGTTCAGAACAAGAAGGGTGAACAATTCTACCTTGACCCCCGTACTGGAAAGCTTATCAACCAGCCGTCTTTAGAAACTCCTGACCCCGGGCCCGAGTTTGTGAGTTGCGGCCCTGGAATGAAAATTCCGACATGTGAACCGACCGGACCGAAAACGCCTTGTAATTCAGATGAAGAATGCTGGTGTAAGGCGTTCAACGGCTCTAAATTCATCAAAGGAAAAGTTGATCGTTGGAGAGTCTGTT from Bdellovibrionota bacterium includes these protein-coding regions:
- a CDS encoding helix-turn-helix domain-containing protein, with amino-acid sequence MSPSMAIKEARRALRTLEKELPNKEPSEVKRILTVVKGLQEDATIPTTDVTPQFMLKDSLRLYPMSQTELAEKLGISKTVVSDLVNGRRSITVKWAKRLGKVLRLNYKALL